The Heyndrickxia acidicola sequence AAGGGTATAACTCGAATATTTGGCAGCGGCTGCGGATAGCCGGATTGATTGCATGGTACGGATTGCTGGTGGTTGCCCCAATTAGGATAATCATGCCATTCTCTAAATAAGGCAGCAGAAAATCCTGTTTTCCCTTATCCAGCCGATGAACTTCATCCAACAGTAAAATGACTTTTCCTGACATTTTTGCTTCAGCTGCTACTATTTCCATGTCTTTCTTATTATTGGTCACCGCGTTCAATTTCCGAAAAGCATATTGCGTGCTTCCTGCAATCGCGCTTGCTATGGAGGTTTTTCCAATTCCAGGGGGTCCATATAATATCATAGAAGAGAGCTGTTTTGCCTTTACCATGCGGTGAATAATCTTTCCTTCTCCCACCAGGTGCTCCTGCCCGACAACTTCCTCAATGGATTTTGGACGCATACGGTATGCCAATGGCTGTACACTCATTTTGTTCTCTCCAAACTGTAACATTAATCGTATATTCATCATATCAAATTGGGAGCCGTTATGCATTTAACTCGTGTTCTATGCTATAATGTCAAAAGTTAAATCCATGCAAATGGAAATGAACGAATGGTTTTTTCCGTGATTTAAAAATTCATATAGATGGCTTATATTAATTGAATTCCTCAAACGAGGGGGTACATTACAATTATTATTTTTAAGGCTGTTTTCGCAAAAATTGTTGCTTATTGTACATTGGATAAATCAGTATGCTATCAGTCTTCGTGGCATTTTTTCGTAAACGAACCTTTTGTTTCACTCACTTTTTTAGCGCAAAGTTTACAAAAAGAGTATTTATCAAACATTTTAACGATAGAATCATGAAGAGGCACATAAATGAAAATATCTATATGATGAGCTTTTCCTTTCGGGATAGGGACATTGATGAATGATAAAAGGAAAAACGGGGCGGGATAAATGAAAAACAAGGGCAATTTACGGATACGCTTTTCTGTTTTTGGAATTGGCCTGCTGGTGATGGCATTTGGTCTTGACTTGTTTATAACCTCTGATTTAGGTGCAAGTCCATGGGATGTGCTCCACGTTGGTCTTTTTCACCATTTCGGTTTAAGTATTGGCTCCTGGTCGATTATTGCAGGCTTTTTTATTTTGGTGTTATCTGCTACGCTAATGAAGGAATGGCCAAAACTGGGCGCGTTTTTAAATATGCTTCTTGTTGGAATATTTATGGATCTCTTGTTTAGATTACCTTTCATGGCGACACCTCCTTCATTTGAGGGAAAGCTTGCTATGTTTGGTTCCGGTTTGATCATTAATGGAATTGGAATGGGGATTTATATTTCAGCACAGCTGGGTGCAGGGCCGAGAGACAGTTTTATGCTGGCCGTTCATTTAAAGACTGGCTGGAAAATTTCCCATGTCCGCCGCGGTATGGAAATCATTGTGCTGATGATTGGATGGCTCATGGGCGGACCTGTCTCATATGGAACCATCATTGTTTCTCTTGTAACAGGGACTATTATTGGATATACGCTGCCGGCATCCCAAAAGGCTACAGATGCGTGCATTGCCATGGCTGAAAAACGAAAAGAAAAGAAAGTTATCAATCGGGGTGAAATGTTGTGAAAATATCTACAAAAGGCCGTTATGGGCTTACAATTATGATTGAATTAGGAAAGAGATATGGTGAAGGGCCTACTTCTTTAAAAACAATTGCACAGATTCACGATCTATCTGAGCATTATTTAGAGCAGCTTATTGCTCCATTGCGGAATGCAGGATTGGTAAGGAGTATACGGGGTGCATATGGCGGTTATATTCTTGCGGATGAGCCCGCAAATATTACAGCGGGTGATGTGATAAGAGTACTGGAAGGGCCGATTAGTCCTGTTGAAGGAATTGAGGATGAGGAGCCTGTAAAAAG is a genomic window containing:
- a CDS encoding YczE/YyaS/YitT family protein, with amino-acid sequence MKNKGNLRIRFSVFGIGLLVMAFGLDLFITSDLGASPWDVLHVGLFHHFGLSIGSWSIIAGFFILVLSATLMKEWPKLGAFLNMLLVGIFMDLLFRLPFMATPPSFEGKLAMFGSGLIINGIGMGIYISAQLGAGPRDSFMLAVHLKTGWKISHVRRGMEIIVLMIGWLMGGPVSYGTIIVSLVTGTIIGYTLPASQKATDACIAMAEKRKEKKVINRGEML
- the cymR gene encoding cysteine metabolism transcriptional regulator CymR; translated protein: MKISTKGRYGLTIMIELGKRYGEGPTSLKTIAQIHDLSEHYLEQLIAPLRNAGLVRSIRGAYGGYILADEPANITAGDVIRVLEGPISPVEGIEDEEPVKRSLWMRIRDAVKDVLDSTTLEDLANYQDDGETEGYMFYI